A window from Zingiber officinale cultivar Zhangliang chromosome 7A, Zo_v1.1, whole genome shotgun sequence encodes these proteins:
- the LOC121999759 gene encoding protein STRUBBELIG-RECEPTOR FAMILY 4-like: MDLCLIPLVILLLTLPIAKPVRGETDPPDVSALNVMFRSLNSPSQLNGWKSSGGDPCGDDWKGITCSGSSVTRIELSGLGLSGTLGYQLSSMTSVTYFDMSKNNLNGDVPYQLPPNADHIDLGGNTLSGGIPFSISQMSDLTYLNLAHNQLHGQLTDTFGSLHRLSLLDLSYNQFSGNLPQSCGSLSDLKNLLLQNNQFSGSIGVLAHLSLEELNIQNNQFTGWIPNKLKSIHNLKIDGNSWSSSPAPSGMSKAGDISSSTADDGNQNSGMKAAAIVVTVIAVLVLALLLMALVKRRSSASSHYIVDQYSQNRSSTPLVDNVALL, from the exons ATGGATCTCTGTCTTATTCCCCTTGTTATTCTCTTGCTGACCCTTCCGATCGCCAAGCCGGTCCGAGGCGAAACCGATCCGCCAGACG TTTCTGCCTTGAATGTTATGTTTCGAAGCTTAAATTCCCCCTCTCAGTTAAATGGATGGAAATCCAGTGGAGGTGACCCTTGTGGCGATGATTGGAAAGGCATCACATGCTCTGGCTCATCCGTGACCAGAAT AGAACTCTCGGGTCTTGGTTTGTCAGGTACACTGGGTTACCAACTATCGAGCATGACTTCGGTAACTTATTT TGACATGAGCAAGAACAATCTTAATGGTGATGTACCTTACCAGCTTCCACCTAATGCTGATCATAT AGATCTTGGTGGAAATACACTTTCTGGAGGGAttcctttttcaatttctcaGATGTCTGATCTTACGTACCT AAATCTTGCCCATAACCAGCTTCATGGACAGTTGACTGATACGTTTGGTTCACTTCATAGACTCTCATTGCT GGATCTCTCATACAACCAATTCTCAGGAAACCTACCTCAAAGCTGTGGATCCCTCTCTGATCTCAAAAATTT GCTATTACAGAACAATCAATTTAGTGGTTCAATAGGTGTGCTTGCCCATCTTTCTCTTGAAGAATT GAATATTCAAAACAACCAGTTTACAGGTTGGATTCCAAACAAATTGAAAAGTATACATAACCTCAA AATAGATGGAAATTCCTGGTCATCTAGCCCAGCACCTTCAGGCATGTCTAAAGCTGGAGATATAAGCTCATCCACAGCCGATGATGGAAATCAGAATTCTGGTATGAAAGCTGCAGCCATTGTTGTGACAGTTATAGCTGTGTTAGTATTGGCTCTTCTTTTAATGGCTCTTGTTAAGAGAAGATCTTCAGCTTCATCTCATTATATTGTTGATCAATATAGCCAGAACAGATCAAGTACACCTCTAGTAGATAATG TTGCTCTTCTATGA
- the LOC122002786 gene encoding UDP-glucose 6-dehydrogenase 5-like: MVKICCIGAGYVGGPTMAVIALKCPSIEVAVVDISVARIAAWNSDQLPIYEPGLEDIVKQCRGKNLSFSSDVEKHVCEADIIFVSVNTPTKTRGLGAGKAADLTYWESAARMIADVSKSDKIVVEKSTVPVKTAEAIEKILTHNSKGINYQILSNPEFLAEGTAIQDLFNPDRVLIGGRETPEGRKAVQALKEVYANWVSEDRIITTNLWSAELSKLAANAFLAQRISSVNAISALCEATGADVSEVAYAVGKDTRIGPKFLNASVGFGGSCFQKDILNLIYICECNGLPEVANYWKQVIKINDYQKNRFVNRVVASMFNTVAGKKIAVLGFAFKKDTGDTRETPAIDVCKGLLGDKAKICIYDPQVSEDQIQRDLAMNKFDWDHPIHLQPMSPTAVKEVSVTWDAYEATKGAHGICILTEWDEFKKLDYAKIYQSMQKPAFIFDGRNVVDPVKLREIGFIVYSIGKPLDLWLKDMPAVA; the protein is encoded by the coding sequence ATGGTGAAGATCTGCTGCATAGGTGCCGGCTATGTCGGTGGCCCAACCATGGCCGTCATCGCTTTGAAATGCCCGTCCATTGAAGTTGCTGTTGTTGACATCTCTGTCGCCCGCATTGCTGCCTGGAACAGTGATCAACTTCCAATTTATGAGCCGGGGCTTGAAGATATAGTGAAGCAGTGCCGAGGGAAGAACCTTTCCTTCAGCTCAGATGTGGAGAAGCACGTATGTGAGGCCGATATAATCTTTGTCTCTGTGAACACACCAACAAAAACCCGGGGACTCGGTGCAGGCAAGGCTGCTGACCTTACCTACTGGGAGAGTGCTGCTCGCATGATAGCCGACGTCTCCAAATCAGACAAGATTGTGGTTGAAAAATCCACTGTCCCTGTCAAGACCGCGGAGGCTATCGAGAAGATTTTGACCCACAACAGCAAAGGCATCAACTACCAGATCCTTTCCAATCCCGAATTCCTCGCTGAGGGCACAGCGATTCAAGATTTATTCAACCCTGACCGAGTGCTCATCGGTGGCCGTGAAACACCAGAGGGCCGCAAGGCCGTGCAAGCACTGAAAGAGGTGTATGCTAATTGGGTTTCCGAGGATAGAATCATTACGACCAACCTCTGGTCTGCTGAGCTATCCAAGCTTGCTGCCAATGCCTTCCTCGCTCAGAGGATCTCTTCAGTGAATGCCATCTCGGCACTCTGCGAGGCCACGGGTGCAGATGTGAGCGAGGTGGCCTATGCTGTTGGGAAAGACACGAGAATTGGGCCCAAGTTCTTGAATGCGAGTGTCGGGTTTGGTGGTTCTTGCTTCCAGAAGGACATCCTGAACTTGATCTACATCTGCGAATGCAATGGCCTTCCTGAGGTGGCCAATTACTGGAAGCAAGTTATCAAAATCAACGACTACCAGAAGAATCGATTCGTCAACCGGGTGGTTGCCTCCATGTTTAACACTGTTGCCGGGAAGAAGATTGCCGTGCTCGGGTTTGCCTTCAAGAAGGATACTGGTGACACAAGGGAGACTCCGGCCATCGATGTTTGCAAGGGACTTCTGGGCGACAAGGCCAAGATTTGCATCTACGATCCCCAAGTGTCCGAAGATCAGATCCAACGCGATCTCGCGATGAACAAATTCGACTGGGATCACCCCATCCACTTGCAACCTATGAGCCCCACTGCAGTGAAGGAGGTCTCTGTGACCTGGGACGCCTACGAGGCGACTAAGGGGGCACACGGAATTTGCATCCTCACTGAGTGGGACGAGTTCAAGAAGCTGGATTATGCGAAGATCTACCAGAGCATGCAGAAACCTGCTTTTATTTTTGACGGACGCAATGTGGTCGATCCCGTCAAGCTTAGGGAGATCGGTTTTATAGTTTACTCAATTGGGAAGCCATTGGACCTATGGCTCAAGGACATGCCTGCTGTGGCCTAA